Proteins encoded within one genomic window of Malassezia restricta chromosome VII, complete sequence:
- a CDS encoding nitrosoguanidine resistance protein, producing MHPVKVVDPPNSNMVLRQGNVSQEEVQDMSYLGTNGGEDTGNDQTNPVEASLHEKEEKPQVGKPQPFSHHIWDPEVRPMLIAYLKPVFMMTLIVMVMVWLFCSIYWGSMYGYNENSPRIVGAIVNRDNGLIGQSIAQAFLDLNGNDNELPHSTWELHDTSEFPDHTSLVNAVQPKEKFYIALEIVEGATDKLIRARGAGDSSYDPRVVNIIFATAMNPTTVPRYITGPAQKTFGKAQVKLNAQLTSQFLSENVNNPEAIETANRAPLTLVNPVASNMMDLRPWKSNVGMAPTFVGMIYLVILSFQIVMAEYMGRFAIQPYLHFKAFAILRIATPMVASFFVSVMISLLNIPFDLPFDAMFTYGAGFMVYWMCTLCGIVVFMLCLESVITVTTPKFIGVFLVLFIISNVSVSNSELKLQPSFYLYGYAMPFYNLRRIYLAIMFNVGERLKILKYIGIIWAWIFAVAASFALIIWSEYLKRFKAHKKSLEQNKSP from the coding sequence ATGCACCCAGTCAAGGTCGTGGACCCACCAAATAGCAACATGGTTCTTCGGCAGGGAAATGTGTCCCAGGAAGAAGTGCAAGATATGTCATATTTGGGCACAAATGGGGGGGAAGACACAGGGAATGATCAAACTAACCCTGTTGAGGCGTCATTACATGAAAAAGAGGAAAAGCCCCAGGTTGGTAAGCCTCAGCCATTCTCGCATCATATTTGGGATCCAGAAGTTAGACCTATGCTCATTGCGTATTTAAAACCTGTATTTATGATGACATTGATTGTGATGGTGATGGTCTGGCTATTCTGCAGCATTTACTGGGGGTCTATGTATGGGTACAACGAAAACTCGCCCCGAATTGTTGGTGCTATTGTAAACCGTGATAATGGTTTGATTGGTCAAAGCATTGCTCAAGCTTTCCTTGATTTGAATGGCAATGATAACGAGCTCCCCCATTCGACATGGGAGCTTCACGATACATCGGAATTTCCTGATCATACTTCTTTGGTCAATGCTGTACAGCCTAAAGAGAAGTTTTACATCGCTTTGGAGATCGTTGAGGGTGCTACGGATAAACTGAttcgtgctcgaggcgcaggagATTCTTCCTACGATCCAAGAGTGGTCAATATTATCTTCGCCACGGCTATGAATCCTACGACTGTTCCCAGGTATATTACAGGTCCAGCGCAAAAAACTTTTGGCAAAGCACAGGTTAAACTTAATGCCCAGCTAACATCTCAATTTCTATCAGAAAATGTAAACAACCCTGAGGCCATTGAAACAGCAAATCGCGCACCTTTAACGCTTGTGAACCCCGTTGCATCGAACATGATGGATCTTCGACCGTGGAAATCGAACGTGGGTATGGCACCAACGTTTGTTGGTATGATTTACCTTGTCATTTTGTCATTCCAGATTGTCATGGCTGAATATATGGGCCGATTTGCCATTCAACCATATTTGCATTTTAAGGCGTTCGCTATACTCCGTATTGCTACGCCAATGGTTGCTTCTTTCTTTGTTTCTGTCATGATCTCTCTCCTCAATATTCCCTTCGATCTTCCATTCGACGCCATGTTCACTTATGGTGCTGGTTTTATGGTATATTGGATGTGCACACTGTGTGGCATTGTTGTTTTCATGCTTTGCTTGGAGTCCGTGATCACCGTCACTACTCCCAAGTTCATCGGCGTATTCCTTGTTCTTTTCATCATCTCCAACGTGAGCGTCAGTAATTCAGAACTCAAACTTCAGCCCAGCTTCTATTTGTATGGATATGCCATGCCATTTTACAATCTTCGTCGGATCTATCTTGCTATTATGTTCAATGTCGGCGAACGACTGAAAATTTTGAAATACATTGGTATCATTTGGGCTTGGATATTCGCCGTTGCGGCATCATTCGCTCTCATTATTTGGTCCGAGTACCTTAAACGCTTCAAAGCACACAAAAAGTCACTTGAACAAAACAAATCACCTTAG
- a CDS encoding structural maintenance of chromosomes protein yields MPLKHVEVENFKSYRGKQIIGPFNTFTSVIGPNGSGKSNLMDAISFVLGVRSVHLRASELKDLIYSENALNDNHEISYHEDVPTRASVMAVIEDTKHTEHRFQRIVNANASTEYRYNGRITTYASYNAKLEQLNILVKTRNFLVFQGDVESVAEQCSKDLSDLMDQISGSRTLKNEYDEARISYEEAAEQLTALVSKRKLLQNELRQVRQHKEAFDRFGALKNEVHNHTIQKILWRLYHINEIIEIHTDWIEAHASRGEQAQKRLHEKEQMLSEARSMLGSVQQKKLDLENERKQANRSLDGIRPEKDRLIERIEHVNRKLQQAQFLYKQAEKDHDTLKESLKRLESDAELVQTCSDKMKAEQEAALAATSIKLNETDLQNYHDLKLKSQSTVVQERSQMEQLQRKIREKQTSLDVHQDRIQDMESKLERLEQLLASLSETQAELATREPESAEKLGRAKSILSTLQSKKESISSREKQLNEALVGCYNRLLRMGQDQRVHEREARLRESLRSLRTIFPGVHGRLLDLCKPTQRKYELAIATALGRNAEAVVVNHEKTAVECIEYLRNQRAGQATFIPLDTIQTKPINDRLRSLSPQARLAIDVIQYAPVIERAVSYACGNAMVCDTLDVARNICYERAQRVKAVTLDGTIIHKTGMITGGPSMQETVKKWDDQELQGVQRERDRCMSELKELQQQKYVLEEEDELVASVTRAQASLQSIRAEQADVMRQTQDAQSECAAIISQKKKTQDMIDKLNEDMSQLRSQMSDIEHTIHAADDDIFTEFCERIGVANVREYEANQLHISQALNVATQQYQRQLARIAHQRTFAEQQLKNTADRLAFIQASMEKERQRIPRLEEELQNCENSIQKYREIKARIQASFEAMQEEHDEKTETVNERRKALFHVMRDVEAHRKEVAERNDEIAQLDTERANLFRRCRMEALDLPLESGDLANVPLEEDVSMPVSEADNAVQTCRQYDITVDFSRLSDAERTDRGSGKEYELQSRIDLAREEMEKLTPSTSTAERLDKLEKELKMCEHEIDSGREQVRESRDEFQLIKKQRSDLFMKAYHHIADRIDGVYKDLTKTKMAPMGGVAYLTLEDTDEPFRAGIRYHAMPPMKRFRDMDQLSGGEKTMAALALLFAIHTYQPAPFFVLDEVDAALDAQNVANVSHYIREHASDRFQFIVISLKASLYERSQGLVGVYRDQEAHSSASVTLDLEQYA; encoded by the exons ATGCCGTTGAAACACGTTGAAGTAGAGAATTTCAAGAGCTATCGTGGAAAACAGATCATTGGGCCATTCAATACATTTACTTCAGTGA TTGGACCCAATGGTAGCGGTAAAAGCAATCTGATGGACGCTATATCATTTGTGCTTGGTGTGCGCAGCGTGCACTTACGTGCTTCAGAGCTCAAAGATCTAATTTACTCTGAAAATGCATTAAATGACAATCACGAAATCAGCTATCATGAAGATGTGCCCACCCGAGCCAGTGTCATGGCCGTGATCGAAGATACCAAGCATACGGAACACAGATTTCAACGGATTGTTAACGCAAATGCTTCTACAGAATACCGCTACAATGGACGCATAACGACCTACGCTTCGTACAATGCTAAGCTGGAGCAACTCAATATTCTTGTAAAGACGCGTAATTTCCTTGTGTTTCAAGGAGATGTGGAATCGGTGGCTGAGCAATGCTCCAAAGATTTGAGCGACTTGATGGATCAAATTAGTGGCTCGCGCACATTGAAGAATGAGTATGATGAAGCGCGCATATCTTATGAAGAAGCAGCTGAGCAGTTGACCGCACTAGTTTCAAAACGCAAACTACTCCAAAATGAGCTGCGACAAGTTCGACAACACAAGGAAGCCTTTGACCGATTTGGTGCGCTCAAAAATGAAGTTCATAACCACACGATCCAGAAGATTCTTTGGCGCTTGTATCATATCAATGAGATTATCGAGATTCATACAGACTGGATTGAAGCACACGCTTCTCGCGGAGAACAGGCCCAAAAACGACTTCATGAAAAAGAACAGATGTTGTCAGAAGCGCGCAGTATGTTGGGCAGTGTACAGCAAAAGAAACTTGATCTGGAAAATGAGAGGAAGCAAGCGAATAGGTCTTTGGATGGTATCCGTCCCGAAAAAGACAGGCTCATTGAGCGGATTGAGCATGTAAATCGGAAGCTTCAACAAGCGCAGTTTTTGTATAAGCAAGCAGAAAAGGATCATGATACATTAAAGGAGTCCCTGAAACGATTGGAATCAGATGCTGAGCTTGTGCAAACATGTTCAGATAAAATGAAAGCGgaacaagaagcagcaTTAGCGGCGACATCTATCAAGTTGAATGAAACTGATCTTCAGAATTATCATGACCTTAAGCTAAAGTCGCAAAGCACTGTTGTGCAAGAGCGTTCACAAATGGAACAGTTGCAGCGGAAAATTCGTGAGAAGCAGACGTCGTTAGATGTACATCAAGATCGTATTCAAGATATGGAATCTAAGTTAGAGAGACTTGAGCAACTACTGGCATCGTTATCGGAAACGCAGGCGGAGCTGGCGACACGTGAACCAGAAAGCGCGGAAAAGCTGGGTAGGGCTAAATCGATTCTATCAACCTTGCAGAGTAAGAAAGAGTCGATTTCGTCAAGAGAAAAGCAGCTCAACGAGGCTTTGGTCGGTTGTTATAACCGATTATTGCGAATGGGCCAAGATCAACGAGTACATGAACGTGAAGCGCGTCTCAGGGAATCACTGCGTTCTTTGCGAACCATTTTTCCAGGTGTACATGGACGCCTTCTTGACCTTTGTAAGCCCACGCAACGCAAGTATGAATTGGCTATTGCCACAGCACTGGGTCGGAATGCAGAAGCGGTCGTGGTGAATCATGAAAAAACGGCAGTGGAATGTATCGAGTATTTACGAAATCAGCGTGCTGGTCAAGCCACCTTTATTCCATTAGATACGATCCAAACCAAGCCGATCAATGATAGACTACGAAGTCTATCTCCTCAAGCACGCTTGGCGATCGATGTGATTCAATACGCGCCAGTCATTGAACGTGCTGTTTCATATGCGTGTGGAAACGCCATGGTTTGTGATACATTAGATGTGGCACGGAATATATGTTATGAGCGTGCACAACGAGTAAAAGCTGTGACATTGGATGGTACGATTATTCATAAGACAGGTATGATTACCGGCGGTCCATCCATGCAAGAAACTGTAAAAAAATGGGATGACCAGGAACTGCAAGGCGTACAGCGTGAGCGTGATCGATGCATGTCAGAACTGAAAGAGCTTCAGCAACAAAAATACGTGCTagaagaagaagatgaGCTTGTGGCAAGCGTTACGCGAGCGCAAGCTTCCCTTCAGTCTATACGGGCAGAACAAGCAGACGTAATGCGACAAACGCAAGATGCCCAGTCTGAATGTGCCGCGATAATTTCGCAAAAGAAGAAAACTCAAGACATGATTGACAAATTAAACGAAGATATGTCACAACTGAGGTCACAAATGTCTGACATCGAGCATACTATTCATGCTGCTGATGACGATATCTTTACAGAATTTTGCGAGCGCATCGGTGTGGCTAACGTTCGCGAATACGAAGCAAACCAACTACATATCTCACAGGCGCTGAACGTGGCAACACAGCAATATCAACGCCAGCTTGCACGGATCGCGCATCAACGTACTTTTGCCGAGCAGCAATTGAAGAACACGGCTGATCGTCTCGCATTCATACAAGCTTCTATGGAGAAAGAAAGGCAGCGGATACCTCGCCTCGAAGAAGAGCTGCAAAATTGTGAAAACTCCATTCAAAAGTATCGTGAAATCAAGGCTCGTATTCAGGCATCCTTCGAGGCTATGCAAGAGGAGCACGATGAAAAAACAGAGACAGTGAATGAGAGACGCAAAGCACTGTTTCATGTCATGCGCGACGTTGAGGCACACCGCAAAGAAGTGGCTGAAAGGAACGATGAAATTGCTCAATTGGATACAGAAAGAGCAAATCTGTTTCGCCGATGTCGAATGGAGGCGTTGGACCTGCCGTTGGAATCGGGCGACTTAGCCAATGTCCCACTAGAAGAGGATGTATCAATGCCAGTCTCTGAAGCAGACAATGCAGTACAAACATGCCGGCAATATGACATAACAGTTGACTTTTCGCGTTTAAGTGATGCGGAGCGTACGGATCGAGGCTCAGGAAAGGAATATGAACTGCAGAGTCGAATTGATCTGGCTCGTGAGGAAATGGAAAAGTTAACGCCTAGTACCAGTACAGCAGAACGTCTAGATAAGCTTGAAAAGGAGCTGAAAATGTGTGAACATGAAATCGACAGTGGTCGCGAACAAGTTCGAGAGTCGAGAGATGAGTTTCAGCTCATTAAGAAGCAACGTTCAGACTTATTCATGAAAGCATACCATCATATCGCGGATCGTATTGATGGTGTCTACAAAGATCTTACCAAAACCAAGATGGCTCCTATGGGCGGAGTAGCTTACCTCACGTTAGAGGATACGGACGAGCCTTTCCGAGCAGGTATTCGATATCATGCCATGCCTCCGATGAAACGTTTCCGCGATATGGATCAGTTATCAGGCGGTGAAAAAACCATGGCAGCATTGGCGCTACTCTTTGCTATTCATACATATCAACCAGCACCATTTTTTGTATTGGATGAAGTGGATGCTGCTCTCGACGCGCAGAATGTTGCAAATGTTAGCCACTACATTCGTGAACATGCAAGCGATCGTTTTCAATTTATTGTAATTTCCCTCAAGGCGTCTCTTTATGAGCGAAGTCAGGGTCTAGTGGGCGTATACCGAGATCAAGAAGCGCATTCCAGCGCAAGTGTTACGTTGGATTTAGAGCAGTATGCTTGA
- a CDS encoding chitin synthase has translation MNSAHGPQVVSPVNGRQSTARPLVTTSDTPSISPTHTLPREFVRPLTTKPPSPAMVQPNVPQPNLRMDQNIPRLPASHSFAGMPTIRPGTGNGSLVPSTSFNQLHTPLQPNVAGRGPPSFLRPDMAANARPGAISVSPPPKEGISPPSRARSPNSFAPSSTVPMTHPSAPRARSNGKEPEKEEPRRVHPDLTPLNVKDLDNKSSSAITNENVSSPTLLPFTERLSAIQPQIPNLLALKEPENGKNKHPDSEQDDGDMKEQRSKNLSPESDDPLLDHRHLQPGDTVSLLSHKATLQMYRDNAKKTNDPMLSYELAVFMLDVSRSLEFSQQMLSRGQDPAAESEQLAKEAMSILRRLADRGHVESQYLAGDCCMNGYGMSKGRPDLGLAYSYFVQAGKRGHPDAAYRAGTCYEKGWGCRRDPAKAVQFYKMAASRKHPGAQYRLGTAELNGELGLKRLAREGVKWLKRSAENATPEFPHALHELALLHEKGIYNVLFVDNEYSCELLAQAVEMGYAPSAYKLGVNYEYGRMGCPQDSGLSIHMYNIAAQQNHKEACFALTSWYLVGVPGILPQSDTEAYLWAKRAAEQGLAKAEYACGYFCENGIGTPRDLGEAKGWYQRAVEHGDNRASSRLNTLSGYTAKPVGIAADEASAKNLPQAIPVQPLSAPFPSAAPISTMRTLGVANYPTPKTMKETQAMQRDLHQQALVAAIEEREKPKTATPTSPQGPSFFGQKGSQGRPSEKPFSPSQPPKEGGKPMSLIAAGPRAGFPKPPTPPPPPPEPEPDADAQLAANPKSFKSRLLRLGKMGKIRKGAASEGAEGEDAENVAGLEVPEGEEPLSATEKVPDGNEAPKSAPDADADKETGLNKDPAGVGEGAPSPKPETGAMVLSGPKPLGQARGQPPALTPGPSGPSSAAGADGAPRLPGEPKQHTLGDSSKPEAADKMSQEATEKSKDVNNEKSKNKKSEKSGGLSFFGLGKKIMNKGSDKPGSEDKKNQEVPKPSDEASPSIAKPTDTPAPLSPRPDEKNFSLVERSKDSESTSPSSPKPTTGSAEPSVPPMPAMPPSTVVRPSPSMALVPGRLPAIGAPDRTESNPVPASPQIGGIVPSRPPPPGVRPVMPGTMMTSRPFPPGARPGMPPNAQPGARPGMPPNAQPGARPGMPPNAQPGLRPGMPPNAQPGARPGMPPNAQPGLRPGMPPNAQPGARPGMPPNVQPGARPGMPPNVQPGARPGMPPNAQPGLRPGMPPNAQPGARPGMPPNVQPGARPGMPPNAQPDTLSGLPLNVNAPEANNMLQLHPSAASGVRPPAALQPSLRPGPRPFSPTFPSPAGPSRPNPHLLPGVSSSSDGATPRANGHGVKPGSPPSMPEQHSFAPPAMQPGRPPSPSSPFGRPPTGPFSPSAVRMPRMPSQSSMHQSGNGPSPPKPGQMMNVSLPARTNQPHLGGASPRPPRPTSPPPFLTSQQPNRPPVPRGVMPPGSGPSMRPPQPPAIIPPPPRSPPARVNQPSLGPPGSSMPQGRMDMPSGPTAQGQSPLSKAMVSPPKMSSPDRPPFAPPTHVTPPKTPAKASGFSTPDSSSSKIMEFKDAESDNLNFGSATTTENAAAVGEDGDKSVRKKWLGFL, from the coding sequence ATGAATTCCGCACACGGCCCGCAAGTTGTGAGCCCTGTTAATGGGCGGCAATCGACGGCTAGACCATTAGTGACGACATCGGACACCCCCTCAATCAGTCCGACACACACTTTGCCGAGAGAATTTGTCCGACCCCTTACTACGAAGCCCCCATCGCCGGCTATGGTCCAACCGAACGTGCCGCAACCTAATTTGCGAATGGATCAAAATATACCGCGCCTTCCGGCATCCCACTCCTTTGCGGGTATGCCCACTATACGTCCCGGGACTGGCAATGGAAGCCTGGTGCCGTCTACCTCCTTCAATCAACTCCATACTCCGCTCCAGCCAAATGTAGCAGGCCGTGGCCCTCCCTCATTTCTTCGTCCAGATATGGCAGCCAATGCACGTCCTGGTGCTATATCAGTTAGTCCGCCACCCAAGGAGGGAATTTCGCCCCCTTCTCGGGCTCGTTCGCCGAACTCATTTGCACCCTCTTCCACCGTTCCTATGACACATCCTTCTGCGCCACGGGCGCGCTCGAATGGCAAGGAACCTGAGAAAGAAGAACCCCGGCGTGTGCACCCTGATCTGACTCCATTAAATGTAAAGGATTTGGACAACAAGAGCTCTAGTGCCATAACCAACGAAAATGTCTCCTCACCTACTCTTCTTCCATTCACAGAGCGACTCTCCGCCATTCAGCCTCAAATTCCCAACCTCCTGGCTTTGAAGGAGCCAGAAAACGGTAAAAATAAGCACCCTGACTCCGAGCAGGACGACGGCGACATGAAAGAACAGCGGTCCAAGAATCTTTCACCTGAAAGTGATGATCCACTACTGGATCATCGTCATCTTCAACCAGGAGACACTGTGTCGCTGTTAAGTCACAAGGCGACGCTTCAAATGTACCGTGATAATGCAAAAAAGACGAACGATCCGATGCTGAGCTATGAGCTCGCTGTCTTCATGCTAGATGTAAGTCGCTCGTTGGAGTTTTCGCAGCAAATGCTGTCGCGCGGCCAGGACCCTGCTGCTGAAAGTGAGCAGCTTGCCAAAGAGGCCATGAGTATCTTGCGTCGTCTTGCTGACCGCGGTCACGTCGAAAGTCAATATCTCGCTGGTGACTGCTGTATGAACGGCTACGGCATGTCAAAAGGCCGACCTGATCTAGGACTTGCTTATTCGTACTTTGTCCAGGCTGGCAAGCGTGGTCATCCTGATGCTGCTTATCGTGCTGGCACGTGTTACGAAAAGGGCTGGGGCTGTCGCCGCGATCCCGCGAAGGCTGTACAGTTTTACAAGATGGCCGCTAGTCGTAAGCACCCAGGAGCTCAATATCGTCTCGGAACGGCCGAACTGAACGGTGAACTGGGTCTGAAGCGTCTTGCCCGAGAAGGTGTCAAGTGGCTGAAGCGAAGTGCTGAAAATGCCACACCCGAATTCCCGCACGCCTTGCACGAGCTGGCGCTACTTCATGAAAAAGGTATTTACAATGTACTTTTTGTGGACAATGAGTACAGTTGTGAATTGCTCGCTCAAGCTGTGGAGATGGGCTATGCTCCTAGCGCCTATAAGCTTGGTGTAAACTATGAATATGGCCGTATGGGCTGTCCTCAAGATAGCGGACTGAGTATTCACATGTACAACATTGCAGCTCAGCAAAACCATAAAGAGGCATGTTTTGCACTCACGTCCTGGTACCTTGTGGGAGTACCAGGTATTCTTCCACAGAGTGATACGGAGGCGTACTTATGGGCCAAGCGTGCAGCTGAACAAGGTCTGGCCAAAGCAGAGTACGCTTGTGGATACTTTTGCGAAAATGGTATTggcacgccacgcgacTTAGGAGAAGCGAAAGGATGGTATCAGCGTGCTGTGGAGCACGGCGACAATCGTGCCAGTAGTCGCCTTAACACGTTGTCGGGCTATACTGCCAAGCCTGTTGGTATAGCTGCAGATGAAGCATCTGCTAAAAATCTTCCTCAGGCTATTCCTGTGCAGCCGCTAAGTGCCCCTTTTCCCAGTGCTGCACCGATCAGCACAATGCGTACTTTGGGTGTAGCAAATTATCCTACACCCAAAACCATGAAGGAAACGCAAGCTATGCAGCGTGATTTGCATCAGCAAGCTCTGGTCGCTGCGATTGAAGAGCGTGAGAAACCCAAGACGGCCACACCCACATCACCACAGGGCCCATCCTTTTTTGGTCAGAAGGGTTCTCAGGGCCGGCCTTCCGAAAAACCATTTTCACCATCCCAACCGCCGAAGGAAGGTGGCAAGCCTATGAGTTTGATTGCAGCTGGCCCACGTGCTGGTTTTCCTAAGCCTCCAacgccaccaccaccaccacccgAGCCTGAGCCTGATGCTGATGCACAATTGGCTGCTAATCCAAAAAGCTTCAAAAGCCGCCTTTTACGCCTTGGAAAGATGGGCAAAATCCGTAAGGGCGCAGCAAGCGAAGGAGCAGAAGGTGAAGATGCTGAGAATGTCGCAGGGTTGGAAGTGCCGGAAGGAGAGGAACCACTCTCGGCGACAGAGAAAGTTCCTGACGGTAACGAGGCACCAAAGTCAGCGCCTGACGCTGATGCTGACAAAGAGACAGGGCTAAACAAGGATCCTGCTGGTGTGGGCGAAGGTGCACCTTCACCCAAGCCAGAAACTGGTGCCATGGTGTTGTCAGGGCCCAAGCCACTGGGCCAGGCTAGAGGACAGCCTCCTGCCTTGACCCCTGGACCTTCTGGAccgtccagcgccgctggtgCCGATGGGGCGCCTCGTTTGCCGGGAGAGCCTAAACAGCATACACTTGGTGATTCATCGAAGCCTGAAGCTGCAGACAAGATGTCCCAAGAAGCGACTGAAAAGTCGAAGGACGTGAATAATGAGAAGAGCAAAAACAAAAAGAGCGAAAAATCAGGTGGCCTTTCGTTCTTCGGTCTCGGCAAAAAGATTATGAACAAGGGTTCTGACAAGCCTGGTTCTGAAGACAAGAAAAACCAAGAAGTGCCGAAGCCATCAGACGAAGCTTCACCATCCATCGCCAAGCCGACAGATACACCAGCTCCCTTGAGTCCTAGGCCAGACGAAAAGAATTTTTCACTGGTTGAACGGTCCAAAGACTCGGAGTCTACGAGCCCCTCGTCTCCTAAGCCGACGACGGGTTCTGCCGAGCCAAGTGTGCCACCGATGCCCGCTATGCCCCCCAGTACAGTTGTTCGTCCGTCGCCTAGTATGGCCTTAGTGCCAGGACGTTTACCAGCGATTGGAGCGCCTGATAGAACCGAATCGAACCCGGTTCCGGCGTCACCCCAGATTGGCGGCATAGTGCCGTCTCGTCCACCTCCCCCGGGTGTGCGTCCTGTCATGCCTGGTACCATGATGACCAGCCGTCCATTTCCGCCAGGAGCTCGTCCAGGTATGCCTCCAAATGCCCAGCCCGGTGCTCGTCCAGGTATGCCTCCAAATGCCCAGCCCGGTGCTCGTCCAGGCATGCCTCCAAATGCCCAGCCAGGCCTTCGTCCAGGCATGCCTCCAAATGCCCAGCCCGGTGCTCGTCCAGGCATGCCTCCAAATGCCCAGCCAGGCCTTCGTCCAGGCATGCCTCCAAATGCCCAGCccggcgctcgtccaggTATGCCTCCAAATGTTCAGCccggcgctcgtccaggcATGCCTCCAAATGTTCAGCCCGGTGCTCGTCCAGGCATGCCTCCAAATGCCCAGCCAGGCCTTCGTCCAGGCATGCCTCCAAATGCCCAGCCCGGTGCTCGTCCAGGTATGCCTCCAAATGTTCAGCCCGGTGCTCGTCCAGGTATGCCTCCAAATGCCCAGCCGGATACTCTTTCGGGCTTGCCACTAAATGTCAATGCTCCGGAGGCCAACAATATGCTCCAGCTGCATCCTAGTGCTGCCAGCGGTGTTCGCCCCCCTGCTGCTCTGCAGCCAAGCCTTCGTCCTGGTCCGCGACCCTTCAGTCCGACGTTCCCAAGCCCGGCGGGTCCGAGTCGCCCAAATCCACACCTCTTACCGGGTGTGTCTAGCAGCTCAGATGGGGCAACCCCACGAGCGAACGGTCATGGTGTGAAGCCTGGCAGTCCGCCCTCCATGCCGGAGCAGCACTCGTTTGCACCCCCCGCGATGCAGCCTGGACGTCCACCTTCACCTTCGTCACCATTCGGTCGTCCACCAACTGGTCCATTTTCACCAAGTGCTGTTCGTATGCCAAGAATGCCCTCTCAGAGCTCCATGCATCAGTCAGGTAATGGTCCATCACCACCAAAACCAGGCCAGATGATGAATGTGTCCCTACCCGCACGTACAAATCAACCACACTTAGGAGGGGCTAGTCCGCGTCCGCCTCGACCTACGTCACCACCGCCATTCCTGACGTCGCAACAGCCAAACCGCCCCCCCGTCCCTCGCGGTGTGATGCCTCCGGGAAGTGGGCCTTCAATGCGTCCTCCCCAGCCGCCTGCAATAATaccgccgccaccacgaTCACCTCCAGCACGCGTGAATCAACCAAGTCTGGGACCGCCAGGTTCTTCTATGCCGCAAGGTCGCATGGACATGCCGTCTGGTCCAACTGCTCAAGGTCAAAGCCCTTTGTCTAAAGCCATGGTTTCTCCACCCAAGATGAGTTCACCTGATAGGCCTCCTTTTGCGCCACCCACGCATGTCACCCCCCCGAAGACTCCAGCGAAGGCTTCAGGCTTTAGTACCCCTGACTCATCAAGCTCAAAAATCATGGAATTTAAGGACGCAGAGAGCGACAATTTGAATTTCGGTTCTGCTACAACGACAGAAAACGCAGCCGCAGTAGGCGAAGATGGTGACAAGTCCGTGCGAAAAAAATGGCTAGGATTTTTGTGA
- a CDS encoding lipase, whose product MACFRVILYLSVIFFVQCVFAAPKGITKVAPENHNFFGRITSYAHPKDVPDPVPMYQQFAALAQQSNCHNYHINISVGDATLLYSWGDNDRNQRLQLFHSKSLGIVASWAGMNPTKINSILGAADVFLVDVDRRYFPHAEKGAKLYKGFQDAYKRVAPTFIKELQYYQELYNEDRVSLTGLSYGAALANIALLHVKKNLKRGSIYRTVAFGLPRVGNQEWANSIDKHADGKFFYVANGNDLVVRAPPRELGYQHPSGQIWINPSNSSKWKFYPGQENVHGANSEFGYSIPDHTGVYFRTEIASLWGHCPATVGKD is encoded by the coding sequence ATGGCTTGCTTCCGTGTGATCCTATACCTTTCAGTAATCTTTTTCGTTCAGTGCGTTTTTGCCGCACCTAAAGGTATCACCAAGGTTGCGCCGGAGAACCACAATTTTTTCGGTCGTATCACATCTTATGCTCATCCTAAGGATGTTCCTGACCCGGTGCCCATGTACCAACAATTTGCCGCCCTCGCACAGCAGTCCAACTGCCATAACTATCATATTAACATTAGTGTTGGTGATGCGACGCTCTTATACAGTTGGGGCGACAATGACAGGAACCAGCGCTTGCAACTTTTCCACTCCAAGTCCCTGGGTATTGTGGCCTCCTGGGCGGGAATGAATCCTACGAAAATCAATTCTATCTTGGGTGCCGCCGATGTATTTCTTGTCGATGTGGACAGGCGCTATTTCCCACATGCTGAGAAGGGTGCTAAGCTTTACAAGGGCTTCCAGGATGCATACAAGCGTGTCGCGCCCACGTTTATTAAGGAGCTTCAATACTACCAGGAGTTATATAATGAAGATCGCGTGTCTCTTACCGGACTCTCCTACGGTGCAGCTCTCGCCAACATTGCGCTTCTGCATGTGAAGAAAAATTTGAAGCGTGGCTCAATCTACCGAACCGTCGCTTTTGGTCTTCCCCGTGTGGGCAACCAAGAGTGGGCTAACTCTATTGACAAACACGCGGACGGAAAGTTCTTCTATGTTGCTAATGGAAACGATCTGGTTGTTCGTGCCCCTCCACGAGAACTTGGTTATCAGCATCCATCTGGTCAAATTTGGATCAACCCTTCGAACTCAAGTAAATGGAAGTTTTACCCAGGACAGGAAAACGTTCATGGAGCCAATTCTGAGTTCGGCTACAGCATCCCTGATCACACTGGTGTGTATTTCCGCACTGAGATTGCGTCTCTTTGGGGTCACTGTCCTGCCACAGTTGGAAAGGATTGA